The Nicotiana tabacum cultivar K326 chromosome 5, ASM71507v2, whole genome shotgun sequence sequence GAACAAACAGGAATAACTAATCACGAGACAAACATACCTATTTACAGTTGTGATCTAAGAATTAGATCTACATGATAAGGAAAGACTTGAAAAATTACCAGATGCCTTAGATGATCTTTGACCAATTCATTATCTGTAAAATTAATGGTATGCAGTTGTGATGATTCCATCCTGTCCACCATTTCTTCAAGTTCTAATTTAGTGTGAAGACCAACTCTGCCATAAATGATGAATAAGACTGGCAACTATAATTATCTACTTATTCATAGATGTCTCTTCACGTATAAAGTAACTCATtgacaaataataaaatcaaggTCAAAATGAGTTAATATTCTCTTTAAAAGATCATGGAGATGTTACCTGTAAAGTACTCTAGCTTTTTCTTTCTCAGAATTATATCTGTACTTCAATTCAGTAAGATTCATCCTTCCCACCTGTAATCAGAAAGTTAATGGTTCGGTCTATTAGACAGAAAAGCACCAGTAATCAAAACTGCATATTAAGTGCTCTAATTGTCCCACCATTTTATAGAACTTTCTGAAGCTCCCTGGCTCTTCGGGCATATAAGTAACGAGAACAGCTTCCCGCTGCCTACCAACATCCGCGAGTTCAGTTACCAATCTAAGTCTGTCAAAATTCATGTTGGCTCCACTAGTTATTGCTACTATGTTTTCACCCTTCAGGCCATAGTACTTACAATACGCTTCTGCTCCAGCAAGAGCAAGTGCACCTGCAGGCTCCAATATGCTTCGTTTCTCTTCAAACATGTCCTATTCAAAACAGCAATGAACTTTCACTGAAAAGATCTGAAACTCACGTAACAAAAAGCCGTCTTGTTGACAATTATTATAGACCTACAACATAAAAGATGTCACAACTAAAGATCGATTTCATGAGGGATAACTTGGCTACAGAAATTCTATGTTGCCTCAAGGGCATTCAACAGACCTGCACCATAAAAGGGTGATCAAATGATATATCTGAACATGTTGTTAATGACTTTGAAGCAGCATCAAAGCTCCACAAAAATGAGACAAAAGCTTGTTGTTTTCAGTGAATCAGGTGCAAAACATACAGGAACTAGAAACAATCATGGGGTTCCCAGTGAGAGAACTTCCTACTAATTATTTGGGATCCAAAGAAGTTTGGCAAGGGGTTATAGAGAGTTTTTAAAAGATGTTGGCAAAAAGGAAGAAACAATAGCTATACTTGGGAAGAAGGTTGACTCTGATAAACAGTATAAACGACAGCATACTAACTTACTTCATGTCCCTATTTTTACTGCCAAAGGAGGACGTTGATGCAGCTGGACAATATTAGGAGAAACTTCCAATTAAAGGAAACAGTGAAGACCATAAGCTTCATCTTTTGAAGTGGGAGGCAATTCTTATGGAGAAGAAGGAGAGAGGCATCGAGGTGAGCACATAACAAAGCCTCCTATGTAAATGTTTAGGTACCACAAGGAAACAAACTATAGAAGGATGTGGTTTTTGCTAAATATGGGGCAAATGACAGGGAGTGTGCCAATGCAGTCACTTCTTCACGTAGAACATGAGTATGGAAAGGAATGAGAAACTCCAGCAAGAACTTGAAGCAATGTAGCAGATTTGAGGTGTTGAACGGACAGAAGTTGTTTTTTAGGGATGACCAATGGATAGGGCATGATCACTGGGGGTCAATTCCCTAATTTTTACAGATTGGCAGCACAACGAAAGATGAATAACACACAATATAGGAACAATAGATACCTGAATTTTAATCCATATCAGTGTTTAACCAAAGACCTACATTTCTAGAATTTTGGGGAATGTTCTGCTAAGTAAGGACATAGAAGGCATCAACTTCacaatttccataatttctaagTATTCTTAATTCCatcaattttcatatttttactatTATTATTCTCCATATTTgaacatttaaaaatagaaaattagcAAGGATTAATTCTGCACCACGATGGCTCGTGCTCTCCTTTGAAACACTGCTCCATTGTTTTATCAGATACCACACACCAGGAAGGAACAAAGGTGAGAGAAGAGTGATATTTTCTAAGGTGCACATAATGAGAGGTAACTGACAAGTTGTGACTATTCCTCTCATATTCTGGAGATTGGGGTCTTTGAGGAGGTAGATACATGCATTGAAACTTGAAAGATTAGGTCCTCAGTATAAGAGGTAAAAATTAGCGGGAAAAGTACTTAACATGCAATACATTAGTGCTGACTTACCTTTATCGATGCACATATAGCATCACGACCAACTAGGACCACCCCATCTAATAATTCCCTGCAGAGACGGAAAGTTTCTTCTCCCATCACTTTAATAGCTACAGCATCTGCAAAACCTCCAACATGTTCCAGCATTATTCTTCGACCATGGTGCAACGACAATGCCATTGCATTTGAATCGAATGGCTCAACACCGATAATCTTTATATCAGGGGAAACTTTTTTCAAATATGCCGCAATTCCAGCTATAAGACCCCCTCCACCAACAGGTACAAATACTGCGTGTATGTCATCCTTGAATTGGCGACTAATCTCCATTCCAACTGTACCTTGTCCTATTATAATATCTGGGTGATCAAAAGGAGGGACGAATGTGCGGCCTTCTGCTTTGGCCTGAGCTTTCGCATATGCTTGAGCCTCATCATATGTGTCCCCCTTGCAAATAACAGTAGCACCCAATCTCTCAACTGATTTCCACTGCTCAGTAGAAAAGAGCACGGAGTTAAAACACTGGATAATCTCCGAATTAAAATAACAGGATGAACTCAAATGGAAGCTATAAAAACCAAGAGAGTCATGCAACAATCCTAACTTTAATTTCTGGTGTAGTAACTGGCATCACAATCACAGCATTGCAACCAAGTCTCTGGGCAGCTAATGCAACACCTTGTGCATGATTTCCAGCTGATGAGCATATAACTCCCTTTTCTAACAGCTCTCTAGGGAGCTTTGCCATCATATGGTAAGATCCTCTGACCTTGAATGAGAAGACCTGTAAATATGAGTGTATGACAATGTTACTGAGACTACTCCAATGTAAAAGATTTGTATTTCCAGTTACAAGaacttcctctctttttttttttggatggaAGTATCAACAACATAAGAAATATAGAAGAGGAACAAGCATTAAACTTTCTAAATCAAAAGTTAGAGAGGATTgacaaaatacacaaaattagATAAATCCAGAATGCATAGAAACTTATGAACTTGCTCCCTTTGGTGTAGGATACAGAAATGTAAAGATGAGCTGAATAACTAACTCGGCAGGCTCT is a genomic window containing:
- the LOC107789605 gene encoding threonine dehydratase 1 biosynthetic, chloroplastic-like isoform X1, with translation MDVLRFNSLKSRNFHFGPKSTSGTAFITVTSDAMKPAATRKTKRTGIKPPAALIAEKPLEISLLQASPSVSDIVLPVVHPSSLQCEPGYLIPNYPRGNIGYKYMKEILTSKVYEVADETPLQFAPKLSERLGVNLWLKREDLQPVFSFKVRGSYHMMAKLPRELLEKGVICSSAGNHAQGVALAAQRLGCNAVIVMPVTTPEIKWKSVERLGATVICKGDTYDEAQAYAKAQAKAEGRTFVPPFDHPDIIIGQGTVGMEISRQFKDDIHAVFVPVGGGGLIAGIAAYLKKVSPDIKIIGVEPFDSNAMALSLHHGRRIMLEHVGGFADAVAIKVMGEETFRLCRELLDGVVLVGRDAICASIKDMFEEKRSILEPAGALALAGAEAYCKYYGLKGENIVAITSGANMNFDRLRLVTELADVGRQREAVLVTYMPEEPGSFRKFYKMVGRMNLTELKYRYNSEKEKARVLYRVGLHTKLELEEMVDRMESSQLHTINFTDNELVKDHLRHLMGGRSNVHDELLCRFIFPERPGALMKFLDAFSPRWNISLFHYRAQGETGANVLVGIQVPQGEVGEFKARADTLGYEYVVETLNEAFQILMH
- the LOC107789605 gene encoding threonine dehydratase 1 biosynthetic, chloroplastic-like isoform X2, whose product is MDVLRFNSLKSRNFHFGPKSTSGTAFITVTSDAMKPAATRKTKRTGIKPPAALIAEKPLEISLLQASPSVSDIVLPVVHPSSLQCEPGYLIPNYPRGNIGYKYMKEILTSKVYEVADETPLQFAPKLSERLGVNLWLKREDLQPVFSFKVRGSYHMMAKLPRELLEKGVICSSAGNHAQGVALAAQRLGCNAVIVMPVTTPEIKWKSVERLGATVICKGDTYDEAQAYAKAQAKAEGRTFVPPFDHPDIIIGQGTVGMEISRQFKDDIHAVFVPVGGGGLIAGIAAYLKKVSPDIKIIGVEPFDSNAMALSLHHGRRIMLEHVGGFADAVAIKVMGEETFRLCRELLDGVVLVGRDAICASIKDMFEEKRSILEPAGALALAGAEAYCKYYGLKGENIVAITSGANMNFDRLRLVTELADVGRQREAVLVTYMPEEPGSFRKFYKMVGRMNLTELKYRYNSEKEKARVLYRMESSQLHTINFTDNELVKDHLRHLMGGRSNVHDELLCRFIFPERPGALMKFLDAFSPRWNISLFHYRAQGETGANVLVGIQVPQGEVGEFKARADTLGYEYVVETLNEAFQILMH